CCTTCCGGTGGATTGTGGGATTCATAAGCCTGATCCAGTGCTGCGAGTACCAAATCTGTCGTCATTCGGCTTGCGAGCTTCCAGCCTACAATCTTCCGTGTATACAAATCTAAGACGCTAGCAAGGTACAATCGACCCTCTCGGCACGGGATATACGTAATGTCAGTCACCCAAATCTTGTTGGGTGCGGTTGTCTTAAAATTCTGATTCAATACGTTTGGTGCAATAGGCTGATCATGATTAGAGTCGGTGGTGGTCACCCGGAATTTCTTAGATACACAGGAGCGCAAACCATTCTCTTTCATGAGTTTTCCCACTCTTCGTTCCGATACGATCCACCCGTCGTTTCGGAGAAGTTTTGTGATCTTAGGACTGCCATACCTATTAGTAGAATCGATGAAATGCCATGTGATAAGCCGAATTAGCTCTCTGCGGCGCTTCTGATAATTGCTTACGACGGCTTTCTCTTGAATCCACTTGTAGTAACCGCTCCGGGATACAGCAAGTACTTCACACATCTTCTCCATTCGAAAATTGGAGCGATTCTCTTCAATGAATTGGAACCTTAGTTCCTTTCTTTGCTGAAGATGTGCATGGCCTTTTTTAAGATCGCGATTTCTTCTTTCAGATCCTCAATTTCGAGTTCTTGATCGTGGATCTGTTTATCTTTTTGACGGATCGCCTCCCGATCTAACAGAGGTTCATTCTCAAACTTACGGTGTGTGGACATCCAACGCTGTAGCGTCCCTGCTGGAATGCTTAACTCCTCCGCGATCTGCGGTATTGTCTTTGTCTGCTCCTGGATGTACCTGACCGTCTGCTCTTTAAACTCATCCGTAAACCTTTGTCTGATCTCTCCCACGCCGGACACCTCTTCTCTTTGTTATTTATTATCTGCATACGCTTATGAGGTGTCCACTTATTATTCTAAATCTACTCCGTACCTTATTTCGGCTGAAAGTCTGAATTGGCGGCTCATAGTGAACGCTCCGTACCTTATTTCGGCTAAAAGTCTGCACTGGCGACCCATAGTGAACACTCCGTACCTTATTTCGGCTGAAAGTCTGAATTGGCGACCCATAGTGAACGTTCCGTACCTTATTTCGGCTGAAAGTCTGAATTGGCGACTCATAGTGAACGCTCCGTACCTTATTCCGGCTGAAGGTCTGGACTGGCGGCTCATTGTGAACGCTCCGTACCTTATTTCGGCTGAAAGTCTGAATTGGCGGCTCATTGTGAACGCTCCGTACCTTATTTCGGCTGAACGTGTGGATTAGCGGCTCATAGTGAACGCTCCGTACCTTATTTCGGCTGAACGTGTGGATTAGCGGCTCATTGTGAACGCTCCGTACCTTATTTCGGCTGAAAGTCTGGATTGGCGGCTCATTGTGAACGCTCGGAAGAAGTTGATTAACTGAGCAAAAAACTTTTCGTATATGCTCAGGATGGGAATCGGGTTGGCTGCTGTGTGCGGCACTCGGGATAGCGGTTGCGGAGGGATACTGCGTTCGGAGTGAGGTTGACGGCGGTGGGCGGTCTCGGGATACTATTTGCGAAGGATTATTGTACTCCGAATGCGTTCAACTGCTGTAATTTTATACTTTTCTGATCGTATTAAAAAAGCCCTTGTCCAGACCAAATTGATCTGAATAAGGGCTTTTTTCTACATATGGTACTTTTCGCCGAGAGATTCCAAACGGCTAATCGCACGTTGTAGTGCTAGCTCTGCGCGATGAGCATTAATATCATTCTGCTTCTGCGCAAGACGGCGTTCTGCGCGTTCTTTGGCTAAGCGGGCACGTGAGACATCAATGTCCGATCCAAGCTCAGCTGCTTCTGCAAGAATAACTACTTTATCTTTGCGCACTTCCATAAAACCACCGTGAACGGCGATGAACTCATTCTCATTACCGATCTTTGCTTTAACCGGAGCGACCTTCAATGGTGTTACCAATGGAATATGCTGTGGCATAATACCTAGCTCACCCGCAATACCTTTGACGACAACCATGTTCACGTCTTTCTCGTAAACCTTGCGCTCCGGAGTCACGATTTCTAACCGTAAGGTACTCATATCGTTTCCTCCAAACCGGCGGCTGATTAAACCGCAGCAGCGAGTGTCTTCGCTTTCTCGACGGCATCTTCAATGGAGCCAACATTATGGAATGCCGGTTCTGGAAGATCGTCATGCTTGCCTTCGAGGATTTCCTTAAAGCTACGAATCGTGTCTTTGATCGGAGCATATACGCCCGGAATACCATTGAACGCCTCGGCAACGTGTAGCGGCTGAGACAAGAACAATTGTACACGACGTGCACGGTGAACGACTTGCTTGTCTTCCTCAGACAGCTCATCCATACCGAGGATTGCGATAATATCTTGAAGCTCCTTGTAGCGCTGAAGCAGCTTCTTAACGCCTTGTGCAACAGCATAATGCTCATCGCCCACGATTTCTGGAGCCAGAATCCGTGAAGAGGAAGCAAGTGGATCAACCGCAGGGAAAATCCCCATCGCAGCGATGTTACGATCCAAGTTCGTTGTCGCATCAAGATGCGCGAACGCTGTAGCTGGAGCTGGATCTGTATAGTCATCGGCAGGAACGTAAATCGCCTGAATCGACGTTACAGAACCTTTCTTAGTTGAAGTAATCCGCTCTTGAAGCTGACCCATCTCAGTTGCCAATGTAGGCTGATAACCAACCGCAGAAGGCATACGGCCGAGCAATGCGGAAACCTCAGAGCCCGCTTGCGTGAACCGGAAGATGTTATCAACGAACAGAAGTACGTCACGGCCTTCTTGATCACGGAAATATTCCGCCATAGTCAGACCTGTTAGTGCTACACGCATACGTGCGCCCGGAGGCTCGTTCATTTGACCGAATACCATGGCCAATTTCGCGATTACACCGGATTCTGTCATTTCATGATACAAGTCGTTTCCTTCACGAGTACGCTCTCCTACACCGGCGAATACAGAAATACCGCCATGCTCGGAAGCGATGTTGTGAATAAGCTCTTGCATGAGGACAGTTTTACCTACGCCGGCACCGCCGAATAGACCAATCTTACCGCCCTTAGTATAAGGAGCAAGCAGATCAACGACTTTAATTCCCGTCTCAAGCATTTCTGTTTGAGTTGTGAGCTCTTCAAATGTCGGAGCCGCACGGTGAATCGGGTTAGCATGTGTACGATCTACTACACCCTTACCGTCGATTGAATCGCCCAATACGTTAAATACGCGACCAAGCGTTGCAGGTCCAACAGGAACTGTGATAGGTACGCCAAGATCAGTAGCTTCCGTTCCTCTGACTAAACCATCAGTGGAGGACATTGCAACCGCACGTACAAGATTATCGCCAAGATGCGTTGCAACTTCAACCGTTAGGCTAATGTCGCGTCCGTTAGCGCTATCGGCTTTAGCTTCAATTTTAATCGCATTGAGAATGTCAGGCAGGTGACCGTGATCGAATTCGATATCGACAACCGGTCCCAGAATCTGAACAACGCGCCCTTTGCTCATGGATTTACCTCCTAAAGTGCAATTAGATCCTTACCCGTTAAGGCGACTTGATCCATCGTCACATATTTTATTGCTGTGCATTTGCTCCGCCGACGATTTCTGCGATTTCTTGTGTAATTGCCGCTTGCCGCGCACGGTTGTACGTGAGCGTAAGATCTGCAATCATCTTCGTCGCATTCTTCGTAGCGTTACCCATTGCTGTCATCCGTGCTCCGAACTCACTAGCTTTACCTTCAAGTACTGCGCTGAAAACGAGTGTCTCCGCATATTTCGGCAGAAGGACATTTAGAACTTCTTCCGAAGACGGCTCGTACTCGTATTCTGATTTGTCTGCGCTTGCCTGAATTTGGCCTAGTGGAAGTAGCCTCTTGAGTGTTGGTACCTGCGTAATCGCATTGAAAAACTCGTTATAAGCAAGATAGAGCTCATCGAAAGTTCCAGCTTCAAAGCCCTGAACAGCCTTTGCAGCAATCTCCTTAATATCCGAGAATTTCGGTGTGTCGGAAACTCCGGTTACTTCTTCAACTATCGTAATATTACGACGCTTGAAAAAATCGCGGCCTTTACGACCAATGACGAATACAGCATACTCATCAGCGGATTTATGATTTTCATTAATTGTAAGCAATACCTTGCGAAGGATGTTTGCGTTATAACCACCAGCGAGTCCGCGGTCAGATGTTATAACCAGATAAGCTGTTCTCTTAATTGGACGGCTTTGCAGCATTGGATGCTTGCTACCACCGGCACCAGAAGCGATGCTAGATACAACTTCCTTCATCTTGTCCGTATAAGGACGCGCGGCAAGTGCAGCCTCCTGAGACTTTCTCAGCTTAGCAGCTGCAACCATTTCCATCGCTTTAGTAATTTGCTTCGTATTCTGCTTACTCTTAATTGAGCGCTTAATCTCGCGCATACCTTTAGCCAATCGTTGTCACCACCTTATTGCCGGACTTTCCTAAGCAAGCCCGGCTCAAGCTAAATGTTACATTCCGAATAAAGCGGCCTGGCTTATACTTACGCCGTAACGGCAAAGCTCTTCTTAAATGCTGCAATTGCGTCTACTAAGGATTTGTCAGTTTCAGGTGTCAAATCTTTAGTATCACGAATGGAGCTGAAGATTTCTGGACGGTTCGCATCCACATAAGATAAGAATTCCGCTTCGAAACGACGAACGTCTTGAACAGGAATCGCATCTGTGTGACCTTTAGTCACGATGTACAAGGATACGACTTGGCGTTCAACCGAAAGAGGTTGGTTAACGCCTTGCTTAAGAATTTCAAGCGTACGGATACCACGATCCAGACGCGATTTCGTAACTTTATCGAGATCGGAGCCGAATTGTGCGAAGGCTGCTAGCTCACGATATTGTGCAAGGTCGGTTTTGAGCGTACCCGCAACCTTTTTCATTGCTTTGATTTGTGCGGAGCTACCTACCCGGGATACGGAGATACCAACGTTAACCGCTGGACGTTGACCGGAATAGAACAGATCAGCTTCAAGGAAGATTTGACCATCGGTAATGGAAATAACGTTGGTCGGAATATAAGCAGATACATCGCCCGCTTGCGTCTCGATGAATGGCAATGCAGTCATAGAACCGCCGCCTAATTCATCACTCAGCTTAGCTGCACGCTCTAACAGACGGGAGTGAAGATAGAACACGTCTCCTGGATAAGCTTCGCGGCCCGGAGGACGACGGAGCAACAAGGAAAGCTCACGATACGCAGATGCTTGCTTAGTTAAATCATCATAGATGATCAGAACGTGTTTACCGTTATACATGAATTCCTCGCCCATCGAACAGCCTGTATAAGGTGCGAGGTACAAGAGTGGAGCAGGCTCCGAAGCACCTGCAGTAACAACAATTGTATAATCAAGAGCGCCATGCTTACGAAGAGTTTCTACAACGCCACGAACAGTAGATTGCTTCTGTCCGATAGCAACGTAAATACAAATTACTCCGTTACCCTTTTGGTTAACGATTGTATCGATAGCAATCGTCGTTTTACCCGTTTGACGGTCACCGATGATGAGCTCCCGTTGGCCGCGACCGATTGGAATCATAGCATCGATAGCTTTAATACCCGTTTGCATTGGCTCGTGTACAGACTTCCGATCCATAACGCCTGGAGCCGGAGATTCAACTGGACGAGTTTTAGTCGTTTTAATCGGGCCATTACCATCAACAGGCTGACCAAGAGCGTTTACAACGCGTCCGAGCATAGCTTCGCCGACAGGAACTTCCATAATACGACCCGTTCTCTTTACTTGATCACCTTCACGAATACCTGTGAATGGACCCATGATGACGACACCAACATTATCTTCCTCAAGGTTGAGGGCCATGCCCACAACTCCATTAGAAAACTCAAGCAATTCACCGGCCATACATTTCTCCAAGCCATGAACCCGTGCGATTCCGTCTCCGACCTGGATGACGGTACCTACGTCAACGACTTGAATATCGGATTGATATTGCTCGATCTGTTGTTTAATCAATGTACTGATTTCTTCGGGCTTGATGCTCAATTCGTTCACCCCTGTCTCCATTGCTAACAAATGGTATTGTTATAATTAAATAGCTGCCGATTGCAGTGCTTTATCCAGACGTTCCAGCTTACCTTTAAGGCTTCCATCGTATAGCGTATCGCCAATACGTATAGTAAGCCCACCTAACAATTCAGGATTTACTGAGTTCGTCACCCGAATGGTCTTGCCAAGCAAGGCACCGAATTTTTCCGCTAATTTGGAATTCTCACTGTCAGTCATAGCCTGAGCAGTAATCACATGAGCGTCTGCGCGACCTAATACTTCACCCGCAACCTGCAGATAAGCGGTCAACACTGCAGACAATTCACCTTCACGTCCACGTTCAATCAGCAAGCTGACCAAGTTAAGGACGATTGGGGAAGCTTCTGCACCAAAGGCTTGAACAAGTGTTTGCTTCTTAATCTCAAAAGTAATGTTAGGTGCCGCAAGGAATGCGCGAAAATCGGCATTGCTTTCCACGACATCAACGATTAATTTTAGCTGAGTTTCTGTTTCCGCTACGAGTCCCTTTTGCTGTGCAAGCTGGAACAGCGCTTTGGCGTAACGCTTCGCTACTACCGTACCGCGGCTCATGACTTATTCCCTACGTCTTGCAAATATTTATCAACAAGCTGCTTCTGAGATTGCTCATCAACTTGTTTCTCGATAATTTTGGAAGCGATCTGGACGGACAAGCCGCTAACCTGTGCTTTCAACGATGCAATTGCATTGTTTTTCTCAGCTTCGATGTCACGAAGCGCATCCTCTTTAAGTCGAGTAGACTCGTTCTGTGCAGCTTTAATAATTTCATCAGCTTGTCTAGATCCCATGGACTTCGATTGCTCAACGATTTCAAAAGCTTCCTTGCGAGCTTGCTGAAGAGCTTGCTTCTGCTCTTCGATATATTGATCCGCTTCTGTCCGATTTTTCTCAGCACTGTTCATTTGCTCCAGAACCATCTGGCGACGCTTCTCCATAATGTCAAACAACGGTTTGAATGCATAACGTTGCAGCAGGAGGAACAATATCACGAAAGCAACCAATTGGACGAAAAAGTTGCTCCACACAATACTTTCTAACACGGACCTTCACTCCCTTCACACAGCTGTTCTTGGCTTTCATTTCTACATGCCTTGCAAAACGAAGGCGTGGAGGCAAAATGGCACTCCCCGCCTAATTCATAATCTACTCAGCTTGACCCATCAAGATAAACGCAAGAACTAGAGAGATGATCGGCAATGCCTCAACGAGACCAACACCGATGAATGCAGTCGTTTGCAAAGAACCACGAAGCTCAGGCTGACGGGAAATACCTTCGATTGTTTTGCTGAAGATCATACCGTTACCAATACTTGCACCAAACGCACCAAGACCAAAAACAATTGCTGCTGCTAAAAGACCGTATACCATTTGTAAATCCTCCTCGAAAGTTTAAGTTTGTTTTTAATTGATTAATGTCCTTCTTCGTGAATACTAGCTTGACCGATGTAAACCATAGTTAACATTGTAAACACGAATGCCTGAATAGCGCCGACGAATATACTGAAGCCCTGCCATACAATCAGTGCCGGTATACCGAACCAACCCATACCCAAGATGATACCGATCATCACTTCGCCCGCGTAGATATTACCATATAGACGAAGACCTAACGTCAGTGGCTTCGCAGCTGTCTCAATTAAATTGATAGGCAGGAAGAAAGGCCACGGTTGAAAATAGTGCTTAAGATAGTGCTTGCGGTTGTGGCGTAAGCCTTGAATATGAGACAATCCAATGACCGTCAATGCAAGCGCCATTGTCATTGCCATATCAGCTGTTGGCGATTTCCACCATAACCAAGCCATATGCTCAGGCGCTTCTCCCCTAATAATAAGCTCCTGCCCAAGGACAACTGGAATATGATTATCATGCGCTTCGGTAACGATCCCGAATGGCAATCCAAGCATATTGCTGACAAAAATGTACATAATCAGCGCTAAGCCAAGGCCTAGATAGACTCGACCTCTCTTGTAATCGGTTGCCATGCCAATAATACTCGACACGAATTCGACGACCCATTCCAAGAAATTCTGCAGCTTACCCGGATTTTCAACCGATAAATTGCGTACGGCCAGTCTGGCAAGAATGAAGACGACTAAGCTGGATATTACAACCATCATAATGGCCGCTAAATCGAATTCGATGCCAAAAACCTTAATAATGGGTACTAAATGATCCATACTATTGCTTTTCACCCCTTTCATCGGAGGGATGTCCACCACGCATGCGGCGAATGGACGTTAAACCCAGTACGAGTGTTGCCATTGGAGCCATAATTAAACCTGCTACTGTTGCCGCCGGATTGTAACCAAGCGTTCGTACCGAGATTACAGCTGCGAGTAAGGCGAGCGCTGCACGGGTCATAAATCCGAATCCGCGGGCTCTTCTTCCCCCGACTGCCATGTCCGCTATACGAACGATTTTCCAAGCAAGCTGCCACGTAAACAGAAGACTACCTAACGCTCCAATTAGAAAGCCACCGAAGACTGCCTTAAGCTCTGGACGAATGGCCCAGCCTAAGCAACCTAAGAACAAAAAAAAGAACATAATACGACTGATCTTGCGCGTAACTACTGGTAAATCATCCATCATAACTTCTTGCCCCCCGCATATTTGCGGATAAGCCCTACGGCAGAACCGATTCCCGCAATCAGTCCAACAATGAATCCGGTCAAATAACCGTACTCAGTGCCGTTGCTATCATCATACATAACGCCTAACCACCAACCGAGACCGATTAATATGGCTAGCTCTGCGCCGATGGCCATAACGAGTCCGGCTGCCCGCCAAGGATTATCATCTTGCGGGGTCCGTTGCGGGGAATTCGCCACGATTCGTCACTCCTTCGTCACCTTGAGTCTAAGAGGCTCGCGTAAGCCCTTTCTACCCATGTTCCACGATATATTGTAGCTTTGCTTTAGCCCATTTGTCAATTAAACGAAATTCAAATTTTATGTGAACGTCAACTGCACAAACCCTCTAATAACGGGAGTTCTCGGACTTCCAAACCATACAGTTCCGCTGTACGCTGTACGTTTCAGCCTCTTTAATAAATGC
This portion of the Cohnella abietis genome encodes:
- a CDS encoding transposase — its product is MGEIRQRFTDEFKEQTVRYIQEQTKTIPQIAEELSIPAGTLQRWMSTHRKFENEPLLDREAIRQKDKQIHDQELEIEDLKEEIAILKKAMHIFSKERN
- a CDS encoding F0F1 ATP synthase subunit epsilon — translated: MSTLRLEIVTPERKVYEKDVNMVVVKGIAGELGIMPQHIPLVTPLKVAPVKAKIGNENEFIAVHGGFMEVRKDKVVILAEAAELGSDIDVSRARLAKERAERRLAQKQNDINAHRAELALQRAISRLESLGEKYHM
- the atpD gene encoding F0F1 ATP synthase subunit beta, which encodes MSKGRVVQILGPVVDIEFDHGHLPDILNAIKIEAKADSANGRDISLTVEVATHLGDNLVRAVAMSSTDGLVRGTEATDLGVPITVPVGPATLGRVFNVLGDSIDGKGVVDRTHANPIHRAAPTFEELTTQTEMLETGIKVVDLLAPYTKGGKIGLFGGAGVGKTVLMQELIHNIASEHGGISVFAGVGERTREGNDLYHEMTESGVIAKLAMVFGQMNEPPGARMRVALTGLTMAEYFRDQEGRDVLLFVDNIFRFTQAGSEVSALLGRMPSAVGYQPTLATEMGQLQERITSTKKGSVTSIQAIYVPADDYTDPAPATAFAHLDATTNLDRNIAAMGIFPAVDPLASSSRILAPEIVGDEHYAVAQGVKKLLQRYKELQDIIAILGMDELSEEDKQVVHRARRVQLFLSQPLHVAEAFNGIPGVYAPIKDTIRSFKEILEGKHDDLPEPAFHNVGSIEDAVEKAKTLAAAV
- the atpG gene encoding ATP synthase F1 subunit gamma, which translates into the protein MAKGMREIKRSIKSKQNTKQITKAMEMVAAAKLRKSQEAALAARPYTDKMKEVVSSIASGAGGSKHPMLQSRPIKRTAYLVITSDRGLAGGYNANILRKVLLTINENHKSADEYAVFVIGRKGRDFFKRRNITIVEEVTGVSDTPKFSDIKEIAAKAVQGFEAGTFDELYLAYNEFFNAITQVPTLKRLLPLGQIQASADKSEYEYEPSSEEVLNVLLPKYAETLVFSAVLEGKASEFGARMTAMGNATKNATKMIADLTLTYNRARQAAITQEIAEIVGGANAQQ
- the atpA gene encoding F0F1 ATP synthase subunit alpha, which produces MSIKPEEISTLIKQQIEQYQSDIQVVDVGTVIQVGDGIARVHGLEKCMAGELLEFSNGVVGMALNLEEDNVGVVIMGPFTGIREGDQVKRTGRIMEVPVGEAMLGRVVNALGQPVDGNGPIKTTKTRPVESPAPGVMDRKSVHEPMQTGIKAIDAMIPIGRGQRELIIGDRQTGKTTIAIDTIVNQKGNGVICIYVAIGQKQSTVRGVVETLRKHGALDYTIVVTAGASEPAPLLYLAPYTGCSMGEEFMYNGKHVLIIYDDLTKQASAYRELSLLLRRPPGREAYPGDVFYLHSRLLERAAKLSDELGGGSMTALPFIETQAGDVSAYIPTNVISITDGQIFLEADLFYSGQRPAVNVGISVSRVGSSAQIKAMKKVAGTLKTDLAQYRELAAFAQFGSDLDKVTKSRLDRGIRTLEILKQGVNQPLSVERQVVSLYIVTKGHTDAIPVQDVRRFEAEFLSYVDANRPEIFSSIRDTKDLTPETDKSLVDAIAAFKKSFAVTA
- a CDS encoding F0F1 ATP synthase subunit delta, coding for MSRGTVVAKRYAKALFQLAQQKGLVAETETQLKLIVDVVESNADFRAFLAAPNITFEIKKQTLVQAFGAEASPIVLNLVSLLIERGREGELSAVLTAYLQVAGEVLGRADAHVITAQAMTDSENSKLAEKFGALLGKTIRVTNSVNPELLGGLTIRIGDTLYDGSLKGKLERLDKALQSAAI
- the atpF gene encoding F0F1 ATP synthase subunit B, producing MLESIVWSNFFVQLVAFVILFLLLQRYAFKPLFDIMEKRRQMVLEQMNSAEKNRTEADQYIEEQKQALQQARKEAFEIVEQSKSMGSRQADEIIKAAQNESTRLKEDALRDIEAEKNNAIASLKAQVSGLSVQIASKIIEKQVDEQSQKQLVDKYLQDVGNKS
- the atpE gene encoding F0F1 ATP synthase subunit C, whose protein sequence is MVYGLLAAAIVFGLGAFGASIGNGMIFSKTIEGISRQPELRGSLQTTAFIGVGLVEALPIISLVLAFILMGQAE
- the atpB gene encoding F0F1 ATP synthase subunit A yields the protein MKGVKSNSMDHLVPIIKVFGIEFDLAAIMMVVISSLVVFILARLAVRNLSVENPGKLQNFLEWVVEFVSSIIGMATDYKRGRVYLGLGLALIMYIFVSNMLGLPFGIVTEAHDNHIPVVLGQELIIRGEAPEHMAWLWWKSPTADMAMTMALALTVIGLSHIQGLRHNRKHYLKHYFQPWPFFLPINLIETAAKPLTLGLRLYGNIYAGEVMIGIILGMGWFGIPALIVWQGFSIFVGAIQAFVFTMLTMVYIGQASIHEEGH
- a CDS encoding ATP synthase subunit I encodes the protein MMDDLPVVTRKISRIMFFFLFLGCLGWAIRPELKAVFGGFLIGALGSLLFTWQLAWKIVRIADMAVGGRRARGFGFMTRAALALLAAVISVRTLGYNPAATVAGLIMAPMATLVLGLTSIRRMRGGHPSDERGEKQ
- a CDS encoding AtpZ/AtpI family protein, translating into MANSPQRTPQDDNPWRAAGLVMAIGAELAILIGLGWWLGVMYDDSNGTEYGYLTGFIVGLIAGIGSAVGLIRKYAGGKKL